A stretch of Bacillus pseudomycoides DNA encodes these proteins:
- a CDS encoding molecular chaperone DnaK, giving the protein MNEIYMEIKEELQLMKKELQERLAKEAMHTYQVEFGQELGYETKEDVKKKLFLHDIREDLKDVERALFKMEIEMYGICEETGKYIPVKQMQMMPTARTAHEFLYDKVNI; this is encoded by the coding sequence GTGAATGAAATCTACATGGAAATTAAAGAAGAATTGCAATTGATGAAAAAAGAATTACAGGAGCGACTGGCAAAAGAAGCGATGCACACTTATCAGGTGGAATTTGGACAAGAGCTAGGGTATGAAACGAAGGAAGATGTAAAAAAGAAGTTATTTTTACATGATATAAGAGAAGATTTAAAAGATGTTGAACGTGCGTTATTTAAAATGGAAATCGAAATGTATGGGATTTGTGAAGAAACTGGGAAGTATATTCCTGTAAAGCAAATGCAAATGATGCCAACAGCACGTACAGCTCATGAATTCTTATATGATAAAGTAAATATTTGA